The Pseudanabaena galeata CCNP1313 genome segment TAAGTTTTCAGTGATCGCACCTTGAGACGAGTTGGGTGTAATCGCTGTTTTAAGCTTTATTCATAGTTAGCCAGAATACGGCGAATTTCTGCGGCTGGGATATTTGACTGCTCTGATTTTGAGTAAATCGTAACTAGAAAAACTGATGTAGCTGTTTTGACGTAGTAAATGACTCTGTAACCCGCACTTTTACCTTTTTTGTTGTCTCGATTCTTAATCCGCAATTTGAAAACTGTGTAGCCAACGTTAGCAATTTGATCACCTTGAAAGTTTCCTGCTTGAAGATCGTCAAGAATCGGTTGTAAATCGGCGCGAATGTTACGATATTTTTTCGATAAATTGCGGAGTTTATTTTTAAACTCTTCTGAGAATTTAAGCTCAACTAATGGATCAATCGACATCAATCCCATCCCACAGTTCTGAAATTGGTTTGGTTCTGCCATTCATTACATCATCCCAACCACGCCGAAAACTTTCTATCGCAGGTTCGAGTTCTTGTGCGGTTTCTTGTAAAGGGAGGTTTTGAGTTTTTTGTTGAGTTACGGCAATATCTCGATCTAATAGTTCTCGCAGTTTGATTTTCTCGCGCAGTTCTAGGGAACTCATCATTTCAATGAGAGCTTTAAAAGGAAGAGATAAATTTACTTTTACTTGTGTACGTTTCATACTTGGTTTAGATTGATGCTGGATGATTTGATCGCAGTTTGATGATGTTTGTAGTTTTGGTATTCATAGGCTGTGCTGTCATTCCCATTTCTTCCTTTAATCAACGAAATATCCTTGTTTATTAATGGTTCGCCATTTTTCATCGCCCCATAACTTTTTGTATTTCACTTTTGTATATCCCTTAGAGAACGGCTGAACCTCAAGAAATTTTGGTTTAATAATAATTTTCCCGCATCCGTCGATAAAACCCCATTTTTTATTGGACTCAAAAGCCGCCAAGCCTTCACTGAAGCTAACGAAACGATTATTAAAAATTACTTGTCGCTTTTCATTGACTAATTCTTTTGAAATGAAGTTGCCCTTCTCATCAATAAATCCGCTAGAATTGCCTACCATTGCTAATCCATTTATAAAACCACCTATTTCTTGATAAGAAGGTTCAACAATTAGCTCCCCATCTGTATTTATTAAACCACACTTCTTTTGATTACCTGATATAATTAGCACCTTTGCTAAACCGTTGTAGAATTGATCTATATGATTGAACTGAGGTTCAACAATTATTTTCCCATACTTATTAATTAGCCCATATAATTCGACTCGATTTATTGAGTCAATAGATACTTTAGCTAAATCATCGCAGAATTCATAAATAGCTTTAAACCGAGGTTCAACAATTATCTTTCCAGACTTATCAATTAATCCACACAATCCTCTAGTAGATACTTTTGCTAAACCATCGCAGAATTCATAAATCTTACTAAACCGAGGTTCAACAATTATCTTTCCAGACTTGTCAATCAGTCCGTAATTTCCATCAAAAAATTTTGCTAATCCATCTTCAAAACTCCAAATACTAGAGCAAGTAAGTTTTGGTGCTATCACAAATTCTCCTGTTTGATCAATAGCTCCCCATTTGCCTTTAAATTTTACTATCGCCAAGCCTTCTGAAAATGGCAAAGCTTTGTCAAATAACAATTCAGTAATAGCCTGACCCGATTGATCTTGATAACTAAAGTATCCACTAGGGTAACCATCTTTCCTTTTAACCTCTATAGGTTCAATAAGAGACTGACTTATAATTTCAGATATTACTGAATTTTCCTGTTTTACAACTGGCTTGACTTGGTTATTTGTGACACTTCGATTTTTAGGCTTACCACTAAGTACTTGCAAAATTTCTGAAGCTGATTGATAGCGGGAATTTATACCTATTTCCACCATTTTATCTAGCAGAGTTCCCAATGGCTGGCTTATAGGATTTAGCAAATAATCGCGCCATATCCATCTGTGTTCACCATCATCAAACAAATCAGATGGCTCAATACCTGAAAGAAGATGTAAACAAGTCACTCCTAAAGAATACAGATCGCTATTAAAATTAGTTTTACCCTTAAGTTGTTCTGGAGCAGCGTATCCCAACGTACCTACAACCGATATACCAGTTTTAAACAATGTACTGCCAGTAACCAGCTTTACTATCCCAAAATCAACCAAAAACAACTTTCCATCATTACGTCTAATAATATTCTCTGGCTTAATATCCCGATGAATCACCTGATTATCATGGATATATTGCAACACAGGCAACAACCCCACCAACAACTCCCGAATTTTCGCCTCACTAAAAGCTCCATCTTTCTCCAACTCCTCCGCCAAATTCCCCCCCTTCACATATTCCTGCACCAAATACAACCGCCCATCCTGTTCCAAATGCGCCAACAATTCAGGAATCTGCGGATGCTTACCCAAAATATTTAGCTGCACCGCCTCCTGCTCAAAAAGCTCAGTCGCCTTTTGTAAACCACTAGCACCTTGAATCTGCGGACTAAACTGCTTAATCACACAAGCAGGCTTATTCGGCAAATCTTGATCCACCGCCAAAAACGTCTTACCAAAACCACCCTGCCCAATTTGACGCACCGCCCGATAACGCTCCCGCAGCAACAACTTAGCCCCACAGGACTGACAAAAAGTTACATCTGGATTTTGAGGCTGAGAGCAAACAGGATTAAGGCAATAACTCATGATCGCGGCTGATGCTGTTGAGATTTAGAGACAAAATGATTATAACTGAAATAGTCGTTATGGGGCTGGTTACAAGCATCTTGCTATAATAGCCGCATAACCTAAACTCACCAAAAACTTCTATGCTCTCTCAACAGCTTGAAGACAAATCTCAACATCTGGAAACTAGAGTAGCCGCATTAGAAACAGAACTCGCGCAAATGCGACAAATACTATCTGTATTTGTTCAGAAAAAAACACCTTGGTGGTTAAAAGTCGCAGGTAGCTTTGAAAACGATCCTACCTTTGACGAAGCAAATCGCCTCGGTCAAGAATGGCGCAAATCTGCCGAATAGTTCTCTATAGACAACTGGTCATGTGCTTTGAGATTTGTGATGTGCTGGGATTAGGAACGATCGCTTCACTGGTCTTCATTGGCATGAAATTACGAAGATGTATAATATGACGATATTTATCATCGGTGAAAAATATGACTACACTCCTGCAACAAGCGATCGCTGAAATCGAACAACTCCCTCCAGAACAACAAGATGCGATCGCTAGTCGTTTTCTAGATGAGATACGAGACGAACAAGAATGGCAAATCCGCTTTGCAAACACCACCAACGATCAATGGGATTTCATGGCAGAAATGGTACGTCAAGAAATTGCTTAAAAGAATGTAATTTGGCTTATGCCTGACAACATCGACTACCTCCAAGGCATCATCGAACGCCTCACCTTTCACTCCGAAGAGACAGGCTATACCGTAGCGCGGCTAAAAGTACCCAAGGCTCAAGACCTAATCACCGTAGTCGGTAACTTTGCCAATATCCAAGCAGGACAGACTTTAGCCCTAGAAGGTACATGGCGATCGCTACCGATACACATCTCGTCGATGACCAACCTTAACAACTGTCACAATCAACCGCCGATCCTGTATTTCATAGACAACACGATAGTTACTCAAAACCCGAATTCTATATAAATTACTTTCTCCCTTTAGCTTTTTGCAACCATCAGGGCGAGGATTATCCGCAAGCAACTCAACTTCCGAAATAATAGCCTTGCGTGTAACCTCATCCAACTTGCGAACTTCTCGCAAAGCAGAAGGCTTAAACCCAACTTCGTATGACATCTAACTAATTCCTAATTCCCTTTTTACATCCATCAAAGGGATAAAGCCATCTTCAAGTAAAGCAATTCTAGCATCGGCAAGATCTTCAGCATCTTCCACTTCCTCTAACCAATCGCGTCTCAGCATCAACACCTTGAGAATATAATCTGGGAGAGACACATTTAGCCTTGTAGCTTCCAAAGACAACTCTTGATCTAATGGATTAGGTAAATCTAGCTTGATATTCATACACTTAGAATTTAACTTAGTATATTTTGCAATACAAATTTAAAATGATTATACCTTGGATTGTCTGTAACATAATCGTTTGCGCTGGGTAATTTGAGCGATCGCCAATCAATTGTAGCATCACAACATTTTAGCTAATAATGGTAAAGCGATCGCTACATTTATCCGTCCCTTTGGCTTATGCCTGACAACACCGACTACCTCCAAGGCATCATCGAACGCCTCACCTTTCACTCCGAAGATACAGGCTATACCGTGGCGCGGCTAAAAGTACCCAAGGCTCAAGACCTAATCACCGTAGTCGGTAACTTTGCCAATATCCAAGCAGGACAGACTCTCGCCCTAGAAGGCACATGGCGATCGCATCCCAAGTTTGGCGACCAATTCCAAGTCACTCAATACCGTGAAACTAAACCCGCCACAATTACGGGAATTGAGAAATATCTTGGCAGTGGTCTGATTAAAGGCGTGGGACCAGTCACCGCTAAACGCATCGTCACTCATTTTGGCTTAGATACCCTTGACATCATTGAAAATGAGATTGACCGTCTCATTGAAGTTCCTGGTATTGCCAAGAAACGGGTGAAGATGATCAAAACTGCTTGGGAAACCCAAAAGGCGATTAAGGAGGTGATGGTATTTCTGCAAGGACATGGAGTATCCACCACCTATGCGGTCAAGATTTTCAAGCACTATGGTAATGATTCCATTCAGACAGTTTCCGAAAATCCCTATCAACTGGCTACGGATATCTATGGCATTGGTTTCTTTACTGCCGATCAGATCGCTCGGAATATCGGCATTGAAGTTAGTTCAGAGTTTCGCAGCATTGCGGGTATCTTCCACTGTTTAGGGGAAGCTGCTGAAGATGGTCATTGCTACTTACCACGCCCTGAACTAGAAGAGAAAGCAAGCAAACTACTTGCCCTCGAAGACTATCAACCAAATCCTGAAACTATCTCTAAAATTGTTCTAAGTCTCTCTATCAATGATCGCTTAGTGATGCAGGGATTAGAAGGAGAGTTCATCTGCTATAAACCTACTTACTTCCACACGGAACAAAATCTTGCTGAACGGGTTTATCAACTATTGCAACACAAACATCATCCAGATCCTGAACGGGTCAATGCTTGGATCGATCGCTACACCACCCAAAGAAATATCCAACTCTCGCCCAAACAACGCGAAGCCGTGGAGATGGCGGCAACTTCATCGATGTTAATTCTCACAGGTGGACCGGGGACAGGGAAAACTACCACCACCCGCACGATTGTCGCGCTCTGGAAAGCGATGGGGAAGGAGATTTCTCTCGCTTCACCAACGGGGCGGGCGGCTCAACGATTACAGGAAGTCACAGGCTGTGAGGCTAAAACAATTCACCGTTTTCTAGAGTTTGACCCGAAATCAATGGGCTTTAAACGCAATCAGGAATATCCTCTAACGGCTCAAGCGATCGGTATTGATGAAGCATCAATGCTGGATCTGTTTCTTGCCTTTTCTCTGGTGAAGGCGATTCCCTTGGGCGCTCAACTACTTCTTGTTGGCGATACCGATCGGGTGCGACCTCAATACAATACAATTATTAGACAGCAGCAGGAAACCCATACTGATTGAGATTGTCCCAGAATTGCTCCCAACGAGTAGAAGTTAAAACTAAAGCTCTTAAACTCAAAATTATGCTCGCCCCCTTGTCCTTCCAACGCATCCCAGAGCAACATAATCGTTGCTTTATTAAAGTCTTGCAAGCAGCTTCGGTCACACCAGAGCCAATCGGATAGGTTTTCTGTTGGAATTGAGCATAGTCCATTTGCCACAAATGATTGTTAAAGTAAGTAATCGAAGCTTGGAGCTTTTCCCTCATGGTTTCGGTTAGCTT includes the following:
- a CDS encoding type II toxin-antitoxin system RelE/ParE family toxin — protein: MAEPNQFQNCGMGLMSIDPLVELKFSEEFKNKLRNLSKKYRNIRADLQPILDDLQAGNFQGDQIANVGYTVFKLRIKNRDNKKGKSAGYRVIYYVKTATSVFLVTIYSKSEQSNIPAAEIRRILANYE
- a CDS encoding type II toxin-antitoxin system RelE family toxin, with the protein product MSYEVGFKPSALREVRKLDEVTRKAIISEVELLADNPRPDGCKKLKGESNLYRIRVLSNYRVVYEIQDRRLIVTVVKVGHRRDVYR
- a CDS encoding WG repeat-containing protein translates to MSYCLNPVCSQPQNPDVTFCQSCGAKLLLRERYRAVRQIGQGGFGKTFLAVDQDLPNKPACVIKQFSPQIQGASGLQKATELFEQEAVQLNILGKHPQIPELLAHLEQDGRLYLVQEYVKGGNLAEELEKDGAFSEAKIRELLVGLLPVLQYIHDNQVIHRDIKPENIIRRNDGKLFLVDFGIVKLVTGSTLFKTGISVVGTLGYAAPEQLKGKTNFNSDLYSLGVTCLHLLSGIEPSDLFDDGEHRWIWRDYLLNPISQPLGTLLDKMVEIGINSRYQSASEILQVLSGKPKNRSVTNNQVKPVVKQENSVISEIISQSLIEPIEVKRKDGYPSGYFSYQDQSGQAITELLFDKALPFSEGLAIVKFKGKWGAIDQTGEFVIAPKLTCSSIWSFEDGLAKFFDGNYGLIDKSGKIIVEPRFSKIYEFCDGLAKVSTRGLCGLIDKSGKIIVEPRFKAIYEFCDDLAKVSIDSINRVELYGLINKYGKIIVEPQFNHIDQFYNGLAKVLIISGNQKKCGLINTDGELIVEPSYQEIGGFINGLAMVGNSSGFIDEKGNFISKELVNEKRQVIFNNRFVSFSEGLAAFESNKKWGFIDGCGKIIIKPKFLEVQPFSKGYTKVKYKKLWGDEKWRTINKQGYFVD